The following is a genomic window from Devosia neptuniae.
AGCGGCCAGGCTGTGCCATTCGACATCGCCGATAACCGCGCCACGGTCAGCGTGCCTGATATCGAGACCATGGAGGTGGTCCATCTGAGCTGGGAATAGAGGGGCGCGGCTGAGATGAAAGCACAGAATAGACGGTCCGACGCTCACCGCGCCGGGCCACCCGCAAAGCCGAACGAGGAGCGGCAATGCTGAATTACATACTCAAGCGCCTGGTCTACATGATCCCGACCCTGTTCGGCATGTCGATCATTTCGTTCGCCATCATCCAGCTGCCGCCGGGCGATTATCTCACCTCGCTGATGTCGACGCTTGCCGATGGCGGTGCGCCGATCGATGCGGCGACGGTGGAGCGCCTGCGCGGCCAATATGGGCTCGATCAGCCCATCTGGGTGCAATATGGCAAATGGATGCTGGGCATCCTGACGCGCGGCGATTTCGGCTTTTCCTTTGAATGGAACCAGCCGGTTTCCGAGATCATCTGGTCGCGCATGGGGTCGACCCTGGCGATTTCCTTCGCCGCGCTGCTGCTGGTCTGGGGTGTGTCCCTGCCCATCGGCATCTATTCGGCCGTGCGCCGCAATTCACTGGGCGATCACGTCTTCACCTTCCTTGGCTTCATCGGCCTCGCCGTGCCCAATTTCATCCTGGCGCTGACGCTGATGTATGTCTCCTTCCGCGTCTTCGGCCAATCGGTGGGGGGTCTCTTCTCGCCCGAATATGTCGAAGCGCCCTGGAGTTGGGGGAAGCTGTGGGACCTCATCATGCATTTGTGGATCCCGATCCTGGTCATCGGCATGTCCGGCACGGCCTCGATGATCCGCATCCTGCGCGCCAATCTCACCGATGAGCTGTCCAAGCCCTATGTCACCACCGCCCGCGCCAAGGGCCTGCCCGAATACAAGGTCATCGTGAAATACCCGGTGCGGATTGCGCTCAATCCGTTCATTTCGGCCATTGGCTGGGTGCTGCCCGAGCTGGTCTCGGGCGTCACCATCACCGCCATCGTCTTGAACCTGCCGACCGCCGGGCCGTTGCTGCTGCGGGCTCTCGTCGCGCAGGACATGTATCTGGCCGGCAGTTTCATCCTGCTGCTGAGCGTGCTGACCCTGGTGGGGATGCTCATTTCCGACATCCTGCTGGCGCTGCTCGATCCGCGCATCCGCTATAATTGAGGTGATGGAATGACCACGTCTCCCGCCCTCGACGCCAAGCTTGCCGAAGATGGCCCAGCCATTTCCGGCCTCAAGCCCGGCATGGACCCCATTTCCGATGCCGCCGCCGGCCAATGGACGCTGATCTGGCGCAAATTCCTCGGCCAAAAGGTCGCCCTGTTCTGCGGTGGCGTCATTTTGGTGCTCTATCTCATCGGTGCCTTCGCTGAATTCCTGGCGCCGGGCCTGCCCGATACCAGCCGCGCCCAATACACTTACGCCCCGCCGCAAAGCATTGGCCTGTTCACCCCCGATGGCCAATTCCAGCTGCATGTGAAGGGCTATACAATCGCCATCGACAAGGCTGCGCTTCGCCGCACTTTCGTGGTCGATGAGAACGTCATCGTCCCCGTCGGCCTCTTCGTCGAAGGCCCCGCCTACAAGTTCTGGGGCCTGTTCGAATCCAACCGGCACCTCATCGGTCCGCTCGACCCGACAGAGACCATGTATCTGCTCGGCGCCGATCGCCTCGGCCGCGACCTGCTCAGCCGGCTGATCTATGGCACGCGCATTTCCATGTCGATCGGGCTGATCGGGGTGTGCGTGTCGCTGTTCCTCGGCGTCGTGCTCGGCTCCATCTCGGGCTATTTCGGCGGCTGGGTCGATACGGTCATTCAGCGCGTCATCGAAGTGGTCAGCGCCATGCCCACCATTCCGCTCTGGCTCGGGCTGGCCGCCGCCATCCCGCTCACCTGGTCACCCATCAACGTCTATTTCGTCATCACCATCATCGTCTCGCTCTTGGGCTGGACCGGTCTGGCGCGTGAAGTGCGGGGGCGTTTCTTCTCGCTCCGCAACGAGGACTTCGTGACCGCCGCCAAGCTCGATGGCTCGTCGGAACGCCGCGTTATCTTCCGGCATATCCTGCCGTCGCTCACCAGCCATATCCTGGCTGTGGTAACGCTGGCCGTGCCCTCGATGATCATTGCCGAAACCTCGCTCTCCTTCCTCGGCGTCGGCCTCAAGGCGCCCGTGGTCAGTTGGGGCGTGTTGCTGCAGGACGCGCAGAATATCCGCTCCATCTCGACCGCCCCCTGGCTGCTCATCTGGCCCAGCCTTGCCGTGGTGATCGCGGTGCTGTCCTTCAACTTCTTCGGCGATGGCCTGCGCGATGCCGCCGATCCCTATGAGACCTGAGGAGCACACTATGGAACAGCCAGTCCTCAGCGTCGAAAACCTGTCGCTCGATTTTCACCTGCGCACCCATATCCTGCATGCCGTGCGCGATGTGAGTTTCGAGCTGCATCGCGGCCGCACCCTGGCTCTCGTGGGTGAAAGCGGCTCAGGCAAGTCGGTCACTGCCCGCTCGCTCATGCGCATTGTCGACCGGCCCGGCGTGATGGTCGGCGGCAAGATTATGCTGCGCACGCAGGGGCGCGAGGTCGATCTGGCGCAATTGGCCGCCAATAGCCCGGAAGTCCGCGCGGTGCGCGGCGCCCGCATCGGCCTGATTTTTCAGGAGCCGATGTCCTCGCTCTCGCCGGTCCACACCATCGGCAGCCAGATCGATGAAGTGCTGCGCCTGCATGCCCGGCTCGACAAATCCGCTGCCCGTGCCCGCACCATCGAACTGCTCGGCCAGGTCGAAATTCCCAATCCGGCCGAAATGGCGGATCGCTACACCTTCGAATTCTCCGGCGGCATGCGCCAGCGCGCCATGATCGCCATGGCCCTGGCCTGCAATCCCGATATCCTGATTGCGGACGAGCCGACCACAGCGCTCGATGTCACTACCCAGGCCGAAATCCTCGACCTCATCAAGCGCCTCCAGACCGAACGCGGCATGGCCATGCTGCTCATCACCCACGATATGGGCGTGGTGGCCGAAGTCGCCGACGATGTCGCCGTCATGCGCTTTGGCCGGATCGTGGAAACCGGCAGCGTCGACGACATCTTCCATGCGCCCCAGCACCCCTATACGCAGCGCCTTCTCGCTTCGACCCTCAAGCTCGAGCAACCCGCCGACGCCCGCGCCGAGGCGGTGGTCACCCCGCAACCCATTCTGACGGTCAAAGGCCTCACCAAGGTCTATGGTGGCTCCAAGGGTTTTCTCGGCACCAAGAAGTTTGCCCTCAAGGCGGTGGATGATGTGAGCCTGGTCCTCCATGCCGGCGAAAATCTCGGCGTGGTCGGGGAATCCGGCTCCGGCAAAACCACGCTGGGCCGGCTCATCCTGCGCGTTGTCGAACCCACCGCCGGCCAGGTGCTCTACCGCCAGAAGGACGGCACGGAGATCGACGTCACCGCGCTCTCAAAATCCGAGCTGCGCAAATTCCACGCCGATGTCCGTCTGATCTTCCAGGACCCCTTCGCCTCGCTCAACCCGCGCATGACCATCCGCCAGATCGTCGGCGACCCCCTGGTCGTCGAGGGCCAGCTCAAGGGCAAGCAGATCGAGGAGAAGGTTGCCGAGCTGCTCCGTCTCGTCGGTCTCTCGCCCGATGTCATGGAGCGCTATCCGCACGCCTTCTCCGGCGGCCAGCGCCAGCGCATCGGCATTGCCCGCGCCCTGGCGCTCGATCCGCGCATCATCATTGCCGATGAAGCGACCTCGGCGCTCGACGTGTCCATCCGCAGCCAGATCCTCGACCTGCTGCTGGAGATCCAGAGCCGGCTCGATCTCTCCTTCATCTTCATCTCGCACGACATCTCGGTCGTCCGCTATTTCTGCGACCGGGTAGCCGTCATGCATCGCGGCAAGCTGGTCGAAGTCGGCCCCGCCGAAAAGATCTGCACCGCCCCCGATGCCGACTATACCCGCGCGCTGATTTCGGCCGTGCCCAATCCCGATCCGCGTCACAAGCGCATGTTGCACCGAACACGCCTTTCCGCTCTCTCAACGCTAACAGTCCGCTAACCAAATGACACTTAATCAGCGTGCCGTGCTCACCGGTGCCGGCGCCATGAGCCGCAAATGGCTCGAGGCCATCAAGACCATCGGCAGCGTCGACATCGTCGGCATTGTCGATATCAATCCGGCCAATGCCGAGGCCCGCGCCGCCGAGCAGAACATCAATCCCGAGATCGGCAGCGACCTCAAGACGATGTTGGATAAGTTCTCCCCGGAGATCGTTCTCGACGTCGCCATTCCCGCCGTTCGTCACGGAATTGTCTCCACCGCCCTGGCCGCCGGCGCCCATGTGCTGTCGGAAAAGCCGATGGCCGAAACCCTTGATCAAGCTCGCGATTTGGTCGCTCGCGCTGAGGCTGCCGGGCGTCTGCACGTCGTCATCCAGAACCGCCGTTATCTCGCCCAGCTGCGCCGTATCCGCCGCCTCGTCGCCTCCGGCGCCATCGGGGATATCACCGGCGTGCATTGCGATTTCTTCCTCGATCCGCACTTCGGCGGCTTCCGTGAACAGATGCCTCATGTCCTCCTGCTCGACATGGCCGTGCACACCTTCGACGCCGCCCGCTTCGTCATCGACGACGCCGCGACCTCGGTCTATGCCGAGGAATGGAATCCCGCCGGCTCCTGGTACCAGCGCGACGCCTCGGCCTTTGCCAGCTTCCGATTTTCGCAAGGCGCCGTAATGACTTACCGCGGCTCCTGGGCGGCGCCGGGCTTCCGCACCAGCTGGGAAAGCGCCTGGCGCATCACCGGCACAATCGGCTCCATCCTCTGGGACGGCGCCGACGACCTCCGCGCCGAGCGCTCGCTGCCTCTCGTCGCCGGCAAGCTGCTGCCTGACACGGAAGTCATTGAAATTCCTGCGCTAGATCCCGCCGACCGCATCGGCGGGCATCTCGGCGTCATCAGCGATTTCATTGCCGCCACCCGCGGCGGTCCGGAGCCGGAAACGGTGGGCCGGGAAAATATCAAGAGCCTCGCCATGGTTCTCGGCGCCATCGACAGCGTCGGTCAGGGCAGGCGTGTCGAAATTATAATTTAGGAGATATTTCATGGCATTAGACCCCAAAGCCATTCGCATCGGCACCATGATCCGCGGCCACGAACCCGATCCGGTCGGCTATCTCGAAAAGATCCTGCCGCACGGCTTCGAGAGCATCGAGCCCTATTTCTGGCAGACCGTGAACAAGGACCTCCCCGAACTCGCCAAGCGCCTCAAGGACGTCATCGGCGACCGCGACGTGACCATCTCGACCCTGGGCATGTTCGGTAACCCATTGGAAGAACAGCCGAAAGACCTGGAGACGCTACGCGGCTGGGAAGCGCTAATCGACAACGCCCACCATTTCGGCGCCACCTGCGTCGCCGGCTTCACCGGCCGCATCCGCAATCGCCCGCTGCCCGAAAGCCTGCCGCAGTTCAAAAAGGTCTGGACCGAACTGTCCAAGCGCGCCGCCGATAAAGGGGTTCGGATCGCCTTTGAAAATTGCGCCATGCGCGGCAATTGGGAAACCGGCGACTGGAACATTGCCCACAATCCCGACGCCTGGGAAATGATGTTCAACGAGGTGCCGGAAGACAATATCGGGCTCGAATGGGAGCCCTGCCACCAGATGGTCTATCTCATTGATCCCATTCCGCAAATCCGCAAATGGGCGCACAAGTTCTTCCATGTACACGGCAAGGACGCGACCATCCGGTGGGATGTCATCAAGTCGCAGGGCTATGGCGGCAAGGAGAAAGCCGTCTGGATGCGCACGCCGGGTTTCGGCGATACCAATTGGACCGACGTCATTTCCGAATTGCGCCTGGCCGGCTGGTCCGGCTCGATCGACATCGAAGGCTGGCACGATCCGGTCTATCGCGAAGAGCTGGAAATGGTGGGGCAAGTGCACGGCCTGAACTATCTCAAGGCCTGCCGTGGCGGCGATTTCATTGCCTATCCCGGCCCGCTCAAGGGAGCCTGATCCATGCCGCGTTTTTCAGCCAATCTTTCAATGCTTTACCCCGACCTGCCTTTCATGGACCGCTTCGCGGCAGCGGCCGCCGATGGGTTCAAGGCGGTGGAATATGTCGGCGCCTACGACCAGGATCCCGCAGCCTTGCGGCGCCTGCTCGACCAGCACGGCTTGGTGCAGGCGCTGTTCAACCTGCCGGCGGGTGATTGGGCGGCGGGTGAACGCGGCATTGCTTGCCACCCCGATCGGGTCGAGGAATTCCGCCGCGGCATCGCCAAAGCCATCGACTATGCCAAGGCAACGGGCTGCGATCAGGTCAATTGCCTCGCCGGCATCGCTCCGGCCGGGCATGATCGCGCCATACTGGAGCAGGTGCTGATCGACAATCTCGCTTATGCCGCCCCGCTTCTGGCCGAGGCCGGGATCAAGCTTTTGCTCGAGCCGATCAATACCCGCGATATTCCGGGCTTTCTGATCAATTCTACCGATGATTATGAGCGGATCGCGGCGGCGGTCGGCACCGACAATCTCTATCTGCAATATGACTTTTACCACATGCAGGTGGTGCAGGGAGACCTGCTGCCCAACTTTAGCCGGCTGCAATCGCGCATTGCTCATGTCCAGGTGGCGGACAATCCGGGGCGCCATGAGCCGGGGACCGGCGAGATCAACTATTCCAACATTTTCGCGGCACTGGACGCGGCTGGCTATGCCGGCTGGGTCGGCGCCGAATACAAGCCGAAGGCTGCCACCAGTGCGGGCCTCGGCTGGTTTGCACCCTGGAGGGAACGGGCATGAAGATCGGTTTTATTGGGCTGGGCGTCATGGGGCGCCCGATGGCAGCGCATCTCATCGCTGCCGGGCACGATGTCTTTCTGCATCGCGTCAAGGATGCGTCGCAGCCTCTGGTCGAGGCGGGCGGCAAGGCGCTGGGAACTGCCCGCGCCGTGGCCGAAGCGGCTGAAATCACCATTCTCATGCTGCCCGATACGCCGGACGTCGAGGCGGTCCTGTTCGGGCCAGATGGCGTTGCCGAGGGCTGCGCGCCCGGCAAGCTGGTCATCGACATGAGTTCGATTTCGCCCGGCGCCACCAAGGCTTTTGCCGCTCGGATCGCCGAGACCGGCGCCTCTTATGCCGATGCACCGGTGTCGGGCGGCGAAGTGGGCGCCAAGGCTGCGTCCCTCACCATCATGGTGGGCAGTTCGGAGGCCGATTTCGCCCGAGCCAAGCCGCTGTTTGAGCTGATGGGCAAGAACATAACCCGCATCGGCGGGGTGGGGGATGGGCAGACGGCCAAAGTGACCAATCAGGTCATTGTCGGCCTCACCATCCAGGCGGTGGCCGAAGGGCTGGCCCTGGCAAAGGCGGCCGGCGCTGACGTGGCCAAGGTGCGCGAGGCGCTGATGGGCGGCTTTGCCGCGTCGCGCATCCTCGAAGTTCACGGTGAGCGCATGATCAAGCGCACCTTCGATCCCGGCTTCCGGATCCGCCTGCATCGCAAGGATATCGGGCTGGCGATGGAGGCCGCCAAGTCTCTCGAGCTATACCTGCCCCATGCCGCCAGCCTGCAGCAATTGATGAACAAGGCGCTGGCCGATGGCCTTGGCGACAAGGACCATTCGGCCTTGATCAGCTTGCTGCAGGACTAGGCTATTCCACGGCCGCCAGGGGCAGGCCGTTGGATTGCCAGGCCTCAATGCCGCCGCGATACCAGAAGGCGTTCCAGCCCAGGGCGCCGGCGCGCAGGGCGCCGTTATAGGATGAGCGGTCCTGCCGATCGCGGCCGAAGAAGATGACGGGCATCTTGGCGTCGGTGGCGGTTTCCTCCTTGAGCCAGCCATCGACGGCGCTCTGGAAACGGTCGGTCAGGCTGCCATCCTTGCCGGCATCGGTCACCGAAAGCGCGCCGGGAATGGTTTCGGCCAAACCACTGGTATCCACCAGCAGCATCGGCGTGCCCTCGTTCAGCGCGGCGGCCAGGTCTTGCGTGGTCAGGATCTGGGCCTTGCTATGGCTGGCCGGGGTGGGTCCCTTGTAGGGCGCAGGAAACAGCACGCTGGTGACCGGCACGCCCAGATCGGCCAATTCGTCGGCCGAGGTGGCATTGCCTACCGATGCGGTGCTGGTCTTGGCGACATTGCCGGCGCTGCTGGTCGGCTGGGTCTGCGTCGCGCTGCCGGTGTCGCCGGTGCCCATTTCGATGTCGGAGATCATGAGGGCCAGGTGCTCGATCAGATCGTAGCACATGGTGATGGTCCCCTCGCGGGGATCGTACCAGGCATTGAGCTCGCCACAATCCTTGTAGGTGACGGCGATTGGGCGGGGCAGGGCATAGTTCTTGGACAGGTTGTCGGCAAAGCCACGCAAGCCGTCGCCGAATGTCGTGGCCAGGAACGTGCCGATCTCGCTGTTGGATGGCTCAAAGGTCACTTCGACCTTGGCGCCGGGCGCATCGGCCGGCAATTGCCCTTCGGGGAACCAGGTGTCGACCCTGGTGTGCGGCGCCAGGATGGTGCGCCAGGCGCGGTTCTGCTTGGTGAATTCTTCCTCGCAACGTCCCAGGGTGCGCTCGTCGAACTTGATCTGTTCGGCCATGTCGGTGAAGATTGCCGGATTGCCGCCATACATCACGCAGAACACATTGCGGAACCGCTTGAGGTCGGGGGTATGCTCGTCCTGCCAGGGGGTTTCGCCGCCGCCCTGCTGCTGGGCCAGCATGCCGCTATAATACCATTGCAGGGCCGAATAGGTCGCCACTTCCCGGCCGATCGCGTTGATCCCCTCGTCTTCTGTCGGGTACATGGTGGGTTCGACCACCTTGAGCGCCGAGAAGATGTCGACGGAATCTTCTTCCGGGCCGGTGGAGGGGATCTGCAATTCCCCGATCAGCGCATGGCCGAATTCATGCATGAAAATACTGTTGGTGAGGCCCAGATAAACCCCGATCAGGCGCGCTTCGTCATGGCCGAACATCGGCACACCAGCGCCCACCGATGTCGTGCCACCCGAAGAGGGTGTTCCACTGGAGGCAGGCGTTCCGGCCGATGCCGTGCCGGCGCCTGAGGAGATGGTGAAGCCACCGACATAGAATTCGCCGCGTTCATAGGCCAGAATGCCGATATCGCCGCCAAGGGCGGGATCGTCCTGAAGCTGGGCGATGACCTGGCCATTGAGCCGGAATTCGCCAAAGCCGGGGCGCTCGACAAATTGCAGCACGTCCTTGCCGCCACCTTGGGCGGCGCCCGCAAGCCGGCCGACTTCACGCCCCTTGCCGTCGGCGCCAAAGCACAGCACCAGCCCGTC
Proteins encoded in this region:
- a CDS encoding ABC transporter permease, whose translation is MLNYILKRLVYMIPTLFGMSIISFAIIQLPPGDYLTSLMSTLADGGAPIDAATVERLRGQYGLDQPIWVQYGKWMLGILTRGDFGFSFEWNQPVSEIIWSRMGSTLAISFAALLLVWGVSLPIGIYSAVRRNSLGDHVFTFLGFIGLAVPNFILALTLMYVSFRVFGQSVGGLFSPEYVEAPWSWGKLWDLIMHLWIPILVIGMSGTASMIRILRANLTDELSKPYVTTARAKGLPEYKVIVKYPVRIALNPFISAIGWVLPELVSGVTITAIVLNLPTAGPLLLRALVAQDMYLAGSFILLLSVLTLVGMLISDILLALLDPRIRYN
- a CDS encoding ABC transporter permease, whose product is MTTSPALDAKLAEDGPAISGLKPGMDPISDAAAGQWTLIWRKFLGQKVALFCGGVILVLYLIGAFAEFLAPGLPDTSRAQYTYAPPQSIGLFTPDGQFQLHVKGYTIAIDKAALRRTFVVDENVIVPVGLFVEGPAYKFWGLFESNRHLIGPLDPTETMYLLGADRLGRDLLSRLIYGTRISMSIGLIGVCVSLFLGVVLGSISGYFGGWVDTVIQRVIEVVSAMPTIPLWLGLAAAIPLTWSPINVYFVITIIVSLLGWTGLAREVRGRFFSLRNEDFVTAAKLDGSSERRVIFRHILPSLTSHILAVVTLAVPSMIIAETSLSFLGVGLKAPVVSWGVLLQDAQNIRSISTAPWLLIWPSLAVVIAVLSFNFFGDGLRDAADPYET
- a CDS encoding ABC transporter ATP-binding protein; amino-acid sequence: MEQPVLSVENLSLDFHLRTHILHAVRDVSFELHRGRTLALVGESGSGKSVTARSLMRIVDRPGVMVGGKIMLRTQGREVDLAQLAANSPEVRAVRGARIGLIFQEPMSSLSPVHTIGSQIDEVLRLHARLDKSAARARTIELLGQVEIPNPAEMADRYTFEFSGGMRQRAMIAMALACNPDILIADEPTTALDVTTQAEILDLIKRLQTERGMAMLLITHDMGVVAEVADDVAVMRFGRIVETGSVDDIFHAPQHPYTQRLLASTLKLEQPADARAEAVVTPQPILTVKGLTKVYGGSKGFLGTKKFALKAVDDVSLVLHAGENLGVVGESGSGKTTLGRLILRVVEPTAGQVLYRQKDGTEIDVTALSKSELRKFHADVRLIFQDPFASLNPRMTIRQIVGDPLVVEGQLKGKQIEEKVAELLRLVGLSPDVMERYPHAFSGGQRQRIGIARALALDPRIIIADEATSALDVSIRSQILDLLLEIQSRLDLSFIFISHDISVVRYFCDRVAVMHRGKLVEVGPAEKICTAPDADYTRALISAVPNPDPRHKRMLHRTRLSALSTLTVR
- a CDS encoding Gfo/Idh/MocA family protein; its protein translation is MTLNQRAVLTGAGAMSRKWLEAIKTIGSVDIVGIVDINPANAEARAAEQNINPEIGSDLKTMLDKFSPEIVLDVAIPAVRHGIVSTALAAGAHVLSEKPMAETLDQARDLVARAEAAGRLHVVIQNRRYLAQLRRIRRLVASGAIGDITGVHCDFFLDPHFGGFREQMPHVLLLDMAVHTFDAARFVIDDAATSVYAEEWNPAGSWYQRDASAFASFRFSQGAVMTYRGSWAAPGFRTSWESAWRITGTIGSILWDGADDLRAERSLPLVAGKLLPDTEVIEIPALDPADRIGGHLGVISDFIAATRGGPEPETVGRENIKSLAMVLGAIDSVGQGRRVEIII
- a CDS encoding sugar phosphate isomerase/epimerase family protein; its protein translation is MALDPKAIRIGTMIRGHEPDPVGYLEKILPHGFESIEPYFWQTVNKDLPELAKRLKDVIGDRDVTISTLGMFGNPLEEQPKDLETLRGWEALIDNAHHFGATCVAGFTGRIRNRPLPESLPQFKKVWTELSKRAADKGVRIAFENCAMRGNWETGDWNIAHNPDAWEMMFNEVPEDNIGLEWEPCHQMVYLIDPIPQIRKWAHKFFHVHGKDATIRWDVIKSQGYGGKEKAVWMRTPGFGDTNWTDVISELRLAGWSGSIDIEGWHDPVYREELEMVGQVHGLNYLKACRGGDFIAYPGPLKGA
- the hyi gene encoding hydroxypyruvate isomerase, producing MPRFSANLSMLYPDLPFMDRFAAAAADGFKAVEYVGAYDQDPAALRRLLDQHGLVQALFNLPAGDWAAGERGIACHPDRVEEFRRGIAKAIDYAKATGCDQVNCLAGIAPAGHDRAILEQVLIDNLAYAAPLLAEAGIKLLLEPINTRDIPGFLINSTDDYERIAAAVGTDNLYLQYDFYHMQVVQGDLLPNFSRLQSRIAHVQVADNPGRHEPGTGEINYSNIFAALDAAGYAGWVGAEYKPKAATSAGLGWFAPWRERA
- a CDS encoding 2-hydroxy-3-oxopropionate reductase; amino-acid sequence: MKIGFIGLGVMGRPMAAHLIAAGHDVFLHRVKDASQPLVEAGGKALGTARAVAEAAEITILMLPDTPDVEAVLFGPDGVAEGCAPGKLVIDMSSISPGATKAFAARIAETGASYADAPVSGGEVGAKAASLTIMVGSSEADFARAKPLFELMGKNITRIGGVGDGQTAKVTNQVIVGLTIQAVAEGLALAKAAGADVAKVREALMGGFAASRILEVHGERMIKRTFDPGFRIRLHRKDIGLAMEAAKSLELYLPHAASLQQLMNKALADGLGDKDHSALISLLQD
- a CDS encoding DUF4344 domain-containing metallopeptidase, translated to MNCKSLVLALGLVALGSATQVWAQDVLGPLAGAVDQQLVKGWQAGEEGGWFVLRNDTLEGSEQTLAINAGPPPTDGREITVNVTLKSQIPEAAIGLLARSATNNDVCLMEITAEAKGNLFCVIEGDFKSIASVPNAARMDGSDIITMVEVPGAARFFINDTQIGDVTYATALGAEIGIMAYERGTFGLADFQISGPEASSGAGLPPKGGSGGTGLPPKGGASAGGSGSGTAPSSGGGSTGENSGGGDNKMAAIMGPLADTINGSDDKEGWQLFFEDNWLVLVNSATASSELVYKMPVGPLTSGERVTSLDIGILPPQGEDAANFTKSAAGILIESSDGSASCIGEITAARDGLVLCFGADGKGREVGRLAGAAQGGGKDVLQFVERPGFGEFRLNGQVIAQLQDDPALGGDIGILAYERGEFYVGGFTISSGAGTASAGTPASSGTPSSGGTTSVGAGVPMFGHDEARLIGVYLGLTNSIFMHEFGHALIGELQIPSTGPEEDSVDIFSALKVVEPTMYPTEDEGINAIGREVATYSALQWYYSGMLAQQQGGGETPWQDEHTPDLKRFRNVFCVMYGGNPAIFTDMAEQIKFDERTLGRCEEEFTKQNRAWRTILAPHTRVDTWFPEGQLPADAPGAKVEVTFEPSNSEIGTFLATTFGDGLRGFADNLSKNYALPRPIAVTYKDCGELNAWYDPREGTITMCYDLIEHLALMISDIEMGTGDTGSATQTQPTSSAGNVAKTSTASVGNATSADELADLGVPVTSVLFPAPYKGPTPASHSKAQILTTQDLAAALNEGTPMLLVDTSGLAETIPGALSVTDAGKDGSLTDRFQSAVDGWLKEETATDAKMPVIFFGRDRQDRSSYNGALRAGALGWNAFWYRGGIEAWQSNGLPLAAVE